One part of the Malus sylvestris chromosome 2, drMalSylv7.2, whole genome shotgun sequence genome encodes these proteins:
- the LOC126609627 gene encoding palmitoyl-monogalactosyldiacylglycerol delta-7 desaturase, chloroplastic-like has protein sequence MAPPHFMMRRVEFIGRQWNLFDITTLIVVLLFHILSLLAPFYFNWGAFWLSVALYFLTGLGVTLGYHRSLAHRSFKLPRWLEYFFAYCGVLALQGNPIEWVSTHRYHHQFTDTKKDPHSPLMGFWFSHIGWVVNNSFRFESYERRLKNVDDLKRQPYYRFLHRTYLLHSVVLGVLLYVTGGLPFLVWGMGVRTVVLYHVTFSVNSICHTWGSQVWDTGDLSRNNLLVALPTLGEGWHNNHHAFDYSARQGLEWWQVDITWYVITILQVAGLATDVKTPTETQKKRKALHKQIIERNN, from the exons ATGGCGCCTCCCCATTTTATGATGCGGCGGGTAGAATTTATTGGGAGGCAGTGGAACTTGTTCGACATAACCACTTTGATTGTCGTTCTGCTTTTCCATATCCTTTCTCTTCTAGCGCCATTTTATTTCAACTGGGGTGCATTTTGGTTGTCCGTGGCACTATATTTTTTGACAGGTCTAGGAGTAACCCTAGGGTACCATAGGAGCCTTGCGCACCGGAGTTTTAAGCTTCCCAGATGGCTCGAATACTTTTTTGCCTATTGTGGTGTTTTGGCACTTCAG GGAAATCCAATTGAATGGGTGAGCACACATAGATACCACCACCAGTTTACAGACACAAAGAAAGACCCGCATAGCCCACTTATGGGGTTCTGGTTTAGTCACATTGGTTGGGTCGTCAATAACAGCTTTCGGTTTGAAAGT TATGAAAGACGACTCAAGAATGTTGATGATTTAAAAAGGCAGCCGTACTATAGGTTTCTTCATCGTACGTATCTTCTTCACTCGGTTGTTCTTGGAGTTCTACTGTATGTCACGGGAGGACTACCCTTTCTGGTTTGGGGAATG GGTGTGAGGACGGTAGTACTTTACCACGTTACTTTCTCAGTAAATTCTATTTGCCACACATGGGGAAGCCAAGTATGGGATACCGGTGATTTGTCTAGAAACAactt GTTGGTGGCATTGCCGACCCTTGGAGAAGGCTGGCACAATAACCACCATGCTTTTGACTACTCAGCTCGGCAAGGCCTGGAATGGTGGCAGGTTGATATTACATGGTATGTAATAACAATTCTTCAAGTTGCTGGTTTGGCCACCGACGTGAAAACCCCAActgaaactcaaaagaaaaggaaagcttTACACAAACAAATCATTGAGAGAAACAATTAA